From a single Micromonas commoda chromosome 5, complete sequence genomic region:
- a CDS encoding predicted protein — protein sequence MMFLRQAAELGDSRAMLAMGNAHYWGNFGVPRDFERALRYYERAHNQGALLGTVGVAKMSLKGEGAPKNTTKAMDYYHAAANRSSPDALNGLGYLHFYGDEVERNLTTALSYFKRAAELGSGDGLVNAGLMLRGGMGCERNISEAYGYFVRCAAMNHQSCQYNAAMIEAAGEPELGIPRDCDRAAARMRQVAEVGKWMSPMADGLKAHLAGEDATARWLYDHAAAMGVAQAKYNAAFLHEQRARSVRVGYDTIYGTIHGTAEDDDARGHGDESTTSGWAAALRRERERERRTREAAAQVREHLRVVVGDNLATSHHPGTSSRDDPMRLSGALSAEMLRHYSTRIGFDPSADSIDLAWAALHRGDCAYFGPRRLGGCEVSDHGVALREYVEAGRAARAAMDAGRPDAVDAGPLLARALYSEAWMRSRGEGCDVRDVGRARRLLREGLAKGGWRSCLALAPPYVGLVLSDNLPFAAEAVDFLAAAFRASRGGPGSSSRPPGSGARFVRRVADAFGGGTWRAMHTIESAPDRIYPRWRLYSSAMYAFFVYTVGMMAGWHYVVRPSARFMFGLELAPLPFQVWGHGQRMLLRDGAWVPDLGYYGSLRERVRRNMIRDRVRARLREMDRAEAEEAASDEATNAASPPREEAAFPPEGEPRPPPPPRVDVARETPETLPPEEELGDDRSYSPFEPID from the coding sequence ATGATGTTCCTGCGGCAGGCGGCGGAACTCGGGGATTCGCGCGCAATGCTCGCCATGGGCAACGCGCACTACTGGGGCAACTTTGGCGTCCCTCGGGACTTTGAACGCGCGCTGCGGTActacgagcgcgcgcacaACCAAGGAGCGCTGCTGGGAACCGTGGGCGTGGCTAAGATGTCCTTGAAGGGGGAGGGAGCTCCGAAGAACACCACCAAGGCTATGGACTACtaccacgccgccgccaacagGAGCAGCCCAGACGCGCTCAACGGCTTGGGCTACCTCCACTTCTACGGTGACGAGGTGGAGAGAAATCTGACCACGGCGCTATCGTACTTCAAGAGAGCCGCGGAGTTggggagcggcgacgggctcgtcAACGCCGGGCTCATGCTCCGCGGGGGCATGGGGTGCGAGCGGAACATCTCCGAGGCTTACGGCTACTTTGTcaggtgcgcggcgatgaaccaCCAGAGCTGCCAGTACAACGCGGCCATGATCGAAGCCGCGGGGGAGCCCGAGCTGGGAATCCCGCGCGACTGCGAcagggccgccgcgcgcatgcgACAAGTCGCCGAGGTTGGCAAGTGGATGTCGCCGATGGCCGACGGCCTCAAGGCGCATCTcgccggggaggacgcgacggccaGGTGGCTCTACgatcacgccgccgcgatgggcgtAGCGCAGGCGAAATATAACGCCGCGTTTCTCCACGAGCAGCGGGCCAGGAGCGTCCGCGTGGGCTACGACACCATCTACGGCACCATACacggcaccgcggaggacgatgacgcccGAGGGCACGGTGATGAATCCACAACCTCCGGAtgggccgccgcgctgcggaGGGAACGGGAACGAGAACGGCGGAcccgggaggcggcggctcaGGTTCGGGAGCACCTgagggtcgtcgtcggcgacaaCCTCGCGACGTCTCATCACCCGGGGACGAGTTCCCGGGACGATCCGATGAGGCTCTCCGGCGCTCTCTCCGCGGAGATGCTCAGGCACTACTCGACGCGAATAGGGTTCGATCCCTCGGCGGATTCGATCGACctggcgtgggcggcgctgcaccgcggcgactgcGCGTATTTCGGCCCGCGAAGGCTCGGCGGTTGCGAGGTTTCGgaccacggcgtcgccctccgcgagTACGTCGAggcgggacgcgccgcgagggccgcgatggacgccggtcgtccggacgccgtcgacgccggcccacttctcgcgagggcgctctACTCCGAGGCGTGGATGCGATCACGGGGCGAGGGgtgcgacgtccgcgacgtcggtcGAGCGAGGCGGCTGCTGCGGGAGGGGCTCGCGAAGGGCGGGTGGCGCTcgtgcctcgcgctcgcgccgccgtacgTGGGGTTGGTGTTGTCGGACAACCTTCCGttcgcggccgaggcggtcgactttctcgccgcggcttttCGGGCGTCCCGGGGGGGGCCGGGCTCCtcttcgcgcccgcccggcTCTGGCGCCAGATTTGTGCGGCGAGTCGCGGAcgccttcggcggcggcacgtgGCGCGCCATGCACACCATCGAGAGCGCCCCGGACCGCATCTACCCCCGCTGGCGGCTCTACTCGTCGGCGATGTACGCCTTCTTCGTGTACACGGTGGGCATGATGGCCGGGTGGCACTACGTGGTgaggccgtcggcgcggttcATGTTTGGCTTGGAACTCGCGCCTCTCCCCTTTCAGGTTTGGGGCCACGGCCAGCGCATGCTCCTCCGGGACGGCGCGTGGGTCCCGGACCTCGGCTATTACGGAAGCCTCCGGGAGCGGGTCAGGCGGAACATGATCCGCGACAGGgtgcgcgcgaggctgcgcgaGATGGatcgggcggaggcggaggaggcggcttCCGACGAGGCTACAAACGCCGCTTCCCCTCcccgggaggaggcggcgtttCCTCCCGAGGGcgagccgcgtccgccgccgccgccgcgggtcgatgtcgcgcgggagacgccggagacgctgccaccggaggaggagctcggggaTGACCGATCGTACTCCCCGTTCGAACCCATCGACTGA